A genomic segment from Sparus aurata chromosome 20, fSpaAur1.1, whole genome shotgun sequence encodes:
- the LOC115571322 gene encoding polycystic kidney disease protein 1-like 3 isoform X1: MDVFFTASPARTSGGSAVCGQMSKKVSPANHVSLRGQSRDGKNRQGSGCVATSSQGPRERPLSTVCTSNGTQHSHQRRWSADFCRCGASPGITVRKNKKEPQPPQRGVSLSQPNTASHPSTKRYSCPPLGVCSSPSRSSASSSASSTSSCSSPPPVQTSVITGPDPLGWKLRPPSSSTSPRARANRLSLQIPLPVVAPQPKSSSAPPSQSDVAPNPDPSPRTKPPLKPKPPRRHSDSSAFLRSLANPLPAVTLEELRGVHLRSVPLADESDDVFSEEEEEAKATDRLRKIPPPVAEKTAMARQVAQLIALARRRCKGNEENIYTSVTKPKPNRSHQTEAHSSLHERKTAGLRVDASCDRERSTPRFPG, translated from the exons ATGGATGTATTTTTCACTGCTAGCCCAGCTCGTACCAGTGgtggctctgctgtgtgtgGCCAGATGAGTAAAAAGGTGTCTCCTGCTAATCATGTGAGTCTCAGAGGTCAAAGCAGAGACGGCAAGAACAGACAAGGATCAGGATGTGTCGCCACGTCCAGCCAGGGGCCCAGAGAGCGCCCTCTCTCAACAGTCTGCACCTCGAATGGGACCCAGCATTCTCATCAGCGGCGGTGGTCGGCCGACTTTTGCAGGTGCGGAGCCTCCCCCGGTATTACTGTGAGGAAGAACAAGAAGGAACCACAGCCCCCTCAGCGAGGCGTATCCCTGTCTCAGCCCAACACAGCATCCCATCCTTCGACCAAACGCTACTCCTGCCCCCCCCTCGGGGTCTGCAGCTCACCAAGTCGTTCATCAGCCTCTTCTTCagcttcctccacctcttcttgctcctctcctcctcccgtccAGACGTCTGTCATCACCGGTCCCGACCCTCTGGGTTGGAAGCTGCGTCCCCCGTCGAGCTCCACCTCCCCCCGGGCTCGCGCTAACAGGCTGTCCCTGCAGATTCCCCTCCCTGTCGTCGCTCCTCAACCCAAATCTAGTTCCGCGCCTCCCTCTCAGTCAGACGTCGCTCCCAATCCAGACCCCTCCCCCAGAACCAAACCTCCTCTCAAACCCAAACCACCCCGTCGCCACTCAGACTCCTCAGCCTTCCTCAGATCTCTGGCGAACCCTCTGCCTGCCGTGACGCTCGAGGAGCTCCGCGGCGTGCACCTCCGCTCGGTCCCTCTTGCGGACGAGTCGGACGACGTGTTCagcgaagaagaggaggaggcgaaGGCGACCGACCGGCTGCGCAAAATACCGCCGCCTGTAGCGGAAAAAACTGCCATGGCAAGACAAGTGGCGCAGCTGATTGCTCTTGCGCGCCGACGCTGTAAAGGtaatgaagaaaacatttacaCCAGCGTTACAAAGCCAAAACCCAACAGGTCACACCAGACTGAGGCCCACAGCAGCCTGCACGAGAGGAAAACTG CAGGGCTGCGTGTGGACGCCAGCTGCGACAGGGAGAGGTCCACTCCACGCTTCCCTGGCTGA
- the LOC115571322 gene encoding polycystic kidney disease protein 1-like 3 isoform X2 codes for MDVFFTASPARTSGGSAVCGQMSKKVSPANHVSLRGQSRDGKNRQGSGCVATSSQGPRERPLSTVCTSNGTQHSHQRRWSADFCRCGASPGITVRKNKKEPQPPQRGVSLSQPNTASHPSTKRYSCPPLGVCSSPSRSSASSSASSTSSCSSPPPVQTSVITGPDPLGWKLRPPSSSTSPRARANRLSLQIPLPVVAPQPKSSSAPPSQSDVAPNPDPSPRTKPPLKPKPPRRHSDSSAFLRSLANPLPAVTLEELRGVHLRSVPLADESDDVFSEEEEEAKATDRLRKIPPPVAEKTAMARQVAQLIALARRRCKGNEENIYTSVTKPKPNRSHQTEAHSSLHERKTGLRVDASCDRERSTPRFPG; via the exons ATGGATGTATTTTTCACTGCTAGCCCAGCTCGTACCAGTGgtggctctgctgtgtgtgGCCAGATGAGTAAAAAGGTGTCTCCTGCTAATCATGTGAGTCTCAGAGGTCAAAGCAGAGACGGCAAGAACAGACAAGGATCAGGATGTGTCGCCACGTCCAGCCAGGGGCCCAGAGAGCGCCCTCTCTCAACAGTCTGCACCTCGAATGGGACCCAGCATTCTCATCAGCGGCGGTGGTCGGCCGACTTTTGCAGGTGCGGAGCCTCCCCCGGTATTACTGTGAGGAAGAACAAGAAGGAACCACAGCCCCCTCAGCGAGGCGTATCCCTGTCTCAGCCCAACACAGCATCCCATCCTTCGACCAAACGCTACTCCTGCCCCCCCCTCGGGGTCTGCAGCTCACCAAGTCGTTCATCAGCCTCTTCTTCagcttcctccacctcttcttgctcctctcctcctcccgtccAGACGTCTGTCATCACCGGTCCCGACCCTCTGGGTTGGAAGCTGCGTCCCCCGTCGAGCTCCACCTCCCCCCGGGCTCGCGCTAACAGGCTGTCCCTGCAGATTCCCCTCCCTGTCGTCGCTCCTCAACCCAAATCTAGTTCCGCGCCTCCCTCTCAGTCAGACGTCGCTCCCAATCCAGACCCCTCCCCCAGAACCAAACCTCCTCTCAAACCCAAACCACCCCGTCGCCACTCAGACTCCTCAGCCTTCCTCAGATCTCTGGCGAACCCTCTGCCTGCCGTGACGCTCGAGGAGCTCCGCGGCGTGCACCTCCGCTCGGTCCCTCTTGCGGACGAGTCGGACGACGTGTTCagcgaagaagaggaggaggcgaaGGCGACCGACCGGCTGCGCAAAATACCGCCGCCTGTAGCGGAAAAAACTGCCATGGCAAGACAAGTGGCGCAGCTGATTGCTCTTGCGCGCCGACGCTGTAAAGGtaatgaagaaaacatttacaCCAGCGTTACAAAGCCAAAACCCAACAGGTCACACCAGACTGAGGCCCACAGCAGCCTGCACGAGAGGAAAACTG GGCTGCGTGTGGACGCCAGCTGCGACAGGGAGAGGTCCACTCCACGCTTCCCTGGCTGA